The following proteins are co-located in the Noviherbaspirillum sp. UKPF54 genome:
- a CDS encoding TlpA disulfide reductase family protein codes for MAWSMYSSIVVRVFPGVIPGLRAIMLLLASTVLLSACGSKEAGVATVLAEGSAFPEIVLNFSEGKTVSTQSFRGKVLVLNFWATWCPPCRKEMPGLEALSRSLDPARFAVVGVSADEDAFLAEEFLRQNQITFANFFDRGGKIAKQLGMQVYPETFLIGADGILLQRVPGLQDWNSPAKVAQLEELSRATAAGNRNGARHQ; via the coding sequence ATGGCCTGGAGCATGTATTCTTCAATCGTCGTTCGTGTGTTCCCCGGGGTGATACCCGGGCTGCGTGCGATCATGCTACTGCTCGCGTCGACAGTTCTTCTGAGCGCTTGCGGGAGCAAAGAAGCTGGGGTGGCAACGGTGTTGGCCGAGGGATCTGCTTTTCCGGAGATCGTGCTGAATTTTTCCGAGGGAAAGACTGTCTCAACTCAATCTTTTCGCGGGAAGGTATTGGTGCTGAATTTCTGGGCAACCTGGTGCCCCCCGTGCCGCAAGGAAATGCCTGGGCTGGAAGCTCTCAGCCGCAGCCTTGATCCTGCCCGATTTGCTGTGGTGGGCGTGTCGGCCGACGAGGATGCATTTTTGGCCGAGGAATTCCTGCGGCAAAACCAGATTACCTTTGCTAACTTTTTTGATCGCGGCGGCAAGATCGCCAAGCAGCTCGGCATGCAGGTATATCCGGAAACCTTCCTGATCGGGGCGGATGGTATTCTGCTGCAGCGCGTGCCCGGCCTGCAGGATTGGAACAGTCCCGCCAAGGTTGCGCAACTCGAAGAGCTCTCGCGGGCTACGGCGGCCGGCAATAGGAACGGCGCCAGACATCAATGA
- a CDS encoding ATP-binding protein yields the protein MMIEKNIEAIAAAAAPEGTPKRSLSVRTKGLLVFSALIAYALVIALFVFHEKRLLLAEFEQIEKSLETNSLLNQADSAAFHTVMAVFANLDAPDREAGMQRIRMHLQSLRARHDEVKARIPALDISLDAVGAALDSATGDPSKARMNNLIVELVKTKNEYTNLAEQSQRARERMSEQYRVQVDSVTMTALFLAMMGLALLGVCIGLFFKQLTEDLRNLQARALDIVNGYRGAPLPVRRHDEVGQLMEAVNGMASALDKREKELLLERQKYFHQEKMAAIGALAAGVAHEIGNPIAAISGIAQDMALRRDEGLGICSAKDVCVQCRPELILEQAQRLSAITREISDFASPQPAEPQFVDLNAQLRSTSSLIRYDKRMRRVDLRLDLDTQLPAIYGVADQLTQLIMNLLINAMDALEPVMDRPPTIIVSTRVEGGRVCMTVEDNGPGMEKEVLAQAFDAFFTTKPAGKGTGLGLSLCYSIMKRHEGAIEIDSTPGAGTRVQAFFPIKEIS from the coding sequence ATGATGATAGAAAAAAATATTGAAGCCATCGCCGCAGCTGCGGCGCCTGAAGGCACACCGAAACGCTCGCTGTCCGTGCGTACCAAGGGCTTGCTGGTGTTTTCCGCACTCATTGCCTACGCGCTCGTGATCGCACTTTTCGTCTTCCATGAAAAGCGGCTTCTGCTGGCCGAGTTCGAGCAGATCGAAAAATCGCTGGAGACGAACAGCCTCCTCAATCAGGCCGACTCAGCCGCCTTCCATACGGTGATGGCAGTATTTGCCAATCTGGATGCGCCCGACCGCGAAGCCGGCATGCAGCGGATCCGCATGCACCTGCAGTCGCTGCGCGCGCGGCATGACGAGGTGAAGGCGCGCATTCCGGCGCTGGACATCAGTCTCGACGCGGTCGGCGCAGCGCTGGATTCCGCCACCGGCGATCCGTCCAAGGCCAGAATGAACAACCTGATCGTTGAGCTGGTCAAGACCAAGAATGAGTACACCAACCTGGCCGAACAATCGCAGCGGGCGCGCGAGCGCATGTCTGAACAGTACCGTGTGCAGGTCGACTCGGTCACTATGACCGCCTTGTTCCTGGCCATGATGGGACTGGCCCTGCTCGGAGTGTGCATCGGTCTGTTCTTTAAGCAGCTTACCGAAGACCTGCGCAACCTGCAGGCGCGCGCGCTCGACATCGTCAATGGCTATCGCGGCGCACCGCTGCCGGTGCGTCGCCATGATGAGGTCGGCCAACTGATGGAGGCGGTCAACGGCATGGCGAGTGCGCTCGACAAGCGCGAAAAGGAACTGCTGCTGGAGCGTCAGAAGTATTTTCACCAGGAGAAGATGGCGGCCATCGGCGCGCTCGCGGCTGGCGTGGCGCACGAGATCGGCAATCCGATTGCGGCGATTTCCGGCATTGCCCAGGACATGGCGCTGCGGCGCGACGAAGGGCTGGGCATCTGCTCTGCCAAGGATGTGTGCGTGCAGTGCCGTCCCGAACTGATCCTTGAGCAGGCGCAGCGCCTGTCGGCCATCACGCGCGAGATCTCGGATTTCGCGTCACCGCAGCCAGCCGAGCCGCAGTTCGTCGACCTCAATGCGCAGCTGCGCAGCACCAGCAGCCTGATTCGTTACGACAAGCGCATGCGGCGCGTCGACCTGCGTCTTGACCTGGACACTCAGCTGCCGGCGATCTACGGCGTGGCGGACCAGCTGACGCAGCTGATCATGAACCTCCTGATCAACGCGATGGACGCGCTGGAGCCTGTGATGGACCGGCCGCCGACCATCATCGTGTCCACCCGCGTCGAAGGAGGGCGCGTGTGCATGACGGTTGAGGACAACGGCCCCGGCATGGAAAAGGAAGTGCTGGCGCAGGCGTTCGACGCATTTTTCACCACCAAGCCGGCGGGCAAGGGCACCGGTCTCGGATTGTCGCTATGCTATTCGATCATGAAGCGGCACGAAGGGGCCATTGAGATCGACTCGACGCCGGGCGCCGGCACGAGGGTGCAGGCATTTTTCCCAATTAAAGAAATCTCATGA
- a CDS encoding sigma-54 dependent transcriptional regulator — protein sequence MTDMNMKSLEVLVVDDEPAIRQVLAAHLSRSGCSVCQAANATEALERLSKGDIDVAISDIKMPDFTGIELVRRARAAGIDTSFIMMTAFASVDTAIDAIKAGASDYMIKPVRNEEVLHRLMKVSDMRRLSSENKVLRNLVMGSREEMFAFASPAMRELERLIAKVAPTDSTVLVTGESGTGKGVIARQIHQNSQRAEGPFIPVNCGAIPENLMESELFGHVKGSFTGADKARKGLFLEADKGTIFLDEIGELPLALQVKLLHVIEEKTVRPVGSEQAKRADVRIVAATNRDLAQMVAEGKFREDLYFRLSVFHVHTPPLRERRQDIPGLVRFLLQRGAKRMNNRLSIVVDPDVEDILGAYDWPGNVREMENVVDRALILADEGRITTADLPPQIARSAPARGSIQVPASGDGLREQVRRFECAVIAKAISDADGDRRLAAQKLGIGLSSLYRKLEEFEALGLLQDGV from the coding sequence ATGACAGACATGAACATGAAATCCTTGGAGGTGCTGGTCGTCGACGACGAGCCGGCGATCAGGCAGGTGCTGGCGGCGCATCTCTCGCGCTCCGGCTGCAGTGTATGCCAGGCTGCGAATGCTACCGAGGCGCTGGAGCGGCTGTCGAAGGGCGACATTGATGTCGCAATCAGCGACATCAAGATGCCCGACTTCACCGGCATCGAGCTGGTGCGGCGCGCACGCGCGGCCGGCATCGACACCAGCTTCATCATGATGACGGCCTTTGCTTCGGTCGATACCGCGATCGACGCCATCAAGGCCGGCGCGTCGGACTACATGATCAAGCCGGTGCGCAATGAGGAGGTGCTGCACCGCCTGATGAAGGTTTCCGACATGCGCCGTCTGTCGTCCGAGAACAAGGTGCTGCGCAACCTGGTGATGGGCTCGCGCGAGGAGATGTTCGCGTTCGCCTCGCCCGCCATGCGCGAGCTCGAACGCCTGATCGCCAAGGTCGCGCCGACCGACAGCACGGTGCTGGTGACGGGCGAGTCCGGTACCGGCAAGGGCGTGATCGCGCGCCAGATCCACCAGAACAGCCAGCGCGCTGAAGGCCCCTTCATTCCGGTCAACTGTGGCGCGATTCCGGAAAACCTGATGGAAAGCGAGTTGTTCGGCCACGTGAAGGGCTCATTCACCGGCGCCGACAAGGCGCGCAAGGGCCTGTTCCTGGAGGCGGACAAAGGCACCATCTTCCTCGACGAGATCGGCGAGCTGCCGCTGGCGTTGCAGGTCAAGCTGCTGCATGTGATCGAGGAAAAGACGGTGCGACCGGTGGGCAGCGAGCAGGCCAAGCGCGCCGACGTGCGCATCGTGGCCGCCACCAACCGCGACCTGGCGCAGATGGTCGCGGAGGGCAAGTTCCGCGAAGATCTGTACTTCCGCCTCTCGGTTTTCCATGTGCATACGCCTCCGCTGCGCGAGCGCAGGCAGGATATTCCGGGGTTGGTGCGATTCTTGCTGCAGCGTGGTGCCAAGAGGATGAACAACCGGCTGTCGATCGTCGTCGATCCGGATGTGGAAGACATCCTGGGGGCGTACGATTGGCCGGGCAATGTGCGCGAAATGGAAAACGTCGTCGACCGGGCGCTGATCCTGGCCGACGAGGGGCGCATCACGACCGCCGACCTGCCGCCGCAGATCGCGCGCAGCGCGCCGGCACGCGGCAGCATCCAGGTGCCGGCGTCCGGCGATGGCTTGCGCGAGCAGGTGCGTCGCTTCGAATGCGCGGTGATCGCCAAGGCGATCAGCGACGCCGACGGCGACCGGCGCCTGGCCGCGCAAAAACTGGGGATTGGATTGTCCAGTCTGTATCGCAAGCTGGAAGAGTTCGAGGCGCTCGGGCTGCTGCAGGACGGCGTGTAG